In Leisingera sp. NJS204, the following are encoded in one genomic region:
- a CDS encoding LamB/YcsF family protein → MTKTVDLNADMGESFGPWTMGDDAALLDIVSSANIACGFHAGDPDVMARTMALAHDNGVGIGAHPGFLDLQGFGRRKMHVPHGTLANMIRYQLGAAQGMARAAGTQVRHLKLHGALSNMACTDHALARACYEAALEVEPDIIIMVLAATAMEEAVRGLGCNWCGEIFADRAYNDDGTLVDRSLPGAVIHDPALAGPRILQMVEEGAIITESGKRIPASIDTICLHGDTAEAVQLAQSVRTSLTEGGIMIRQFTGRRG, encoded by the coding sequence ATGACCAAGACCGTCGACCTGAACGCCGACATGGGTGAAAGCTTCGGCCCCTGGACCATGGGGGATGACGCGGCGCTGCTGGACATCGTCTCCTCGGCCAATATTGCTTGCGGCTTTCATGCGGGCGATCCGGATGTGATGGCCCGGACCATGGCGCTGGCGCATGACAACGGCGTCGGGATCGGCGCCCATCCCGGGTTCCTGGACTTGCAGGGCTTCGGGCGGCGCAAGATGCATGTGCCGCATGGCACACTGGCCAATATGATCCGCTACCAGCTGGGCGCAGCGCAGGGCATGGCACGGGCGGCCGGAACCCAGGTGCGCCACCTGAAACTGCACGGGGCCCTGTCCAACATGGCCTGCACCGATCACGCGCTGGCGCGGGCCTGCTACGAGGCGGCGCTGGAGGTGGAACCGGACATCATCATCATGGTGCTGGCGGCCACGGCCATGGAAGAGGCGGTGCGCGGCCTGGGCTGCAATTGGTGCGGTGAGATCTTTGCCGACCGTGCCTATAATGATGACGGCACGCTGGTCGACCGGTCCTTGCCGGGGGCTGTCATTCATGACCCGGCCCTGGCCGGTCCGCGCATTCTGCAAATGGTGGAAGAGGGCGCCATCATCACCGAAAGCGGCAAGCGCATTCCCGCCTCAATCGATACCATCTGCCTGCATGGGGATACGGCGGAAGCGGTGCAGCTGGCACAATCGGTCCGCACCAGCCTGACGGAGGGCGGGATCATGATCCGTCAATTCACCGGGCGCAGGGGCTAA
- a CDS encoding recombinase family protein, which yields MNATPGLRAAIYARYSTDKQKDTSVEDQIRLCRRLCEQKGWQVTEVFTDHALSGKNALRPGYQRLIQAAEHGGIDVIAAESQNRLSRDMADSANLLKRMNFFGVKIHTASENELDDMKVGVGGLVSTMFLRDLAQKTRRGLEGRIARGKSAGGIAYGYRVKREILPDGTVSTGDREIEPEEAAVITRIFRDYADGLSARSIAAALNAEAVPAPQSGKGTGVWNPSTVSGNIKRGSGILNNELYIGRLVWNRLTYDTNPDSGKRLSRLNPPEDWITEDVPGLRILDDQLWQAVKTRQGEVRQAMNPAGVLTERPKLERARRPTYLLSGLLRCACCGASYTLINKTRYGCAGARNKGAAVCTNRATIGRAEVEERVLSGLKQRLLAPDLLAQFAEEYRKAFNDAAAGACQDRQKAEHSLQKVESRIANILTAIEDGMYTASMKDKMSELEREKARLEAVIADNPEPPALRLHPSLSARYRELIEDLAGSLNAPEVRREATASLRALISEVRMVPDADAPGGHQLELVGELAGLMALGSPESKKPPLCAGAWSETMVAGAGFEPATFRL from the coding sequence ATGAATGCAACACCCGGTCTCCGCGCTGCCATCTACGCCCGGTACTCCACAGACAAACAGAAAGACACATCGGTCGAGGACCAGATCCGGCTGTGCCGCCGCCTGTGTGAACAGAAGGGGTGGCAGGTAACGGAAGTTTTCACCGATCACGCGCTCAGCGGCAAGAATGCCCTGCGTCCGGGATACCAGCGCCTGATCCAGGCCGCAGAACACGGCGGGATCGACGTCATTGCCGCCGAAAGCCAGAACCGCCTCTCGCGGGATATGGCGGATTCCGCAAACCTGCTGAAGCGCATGAACTTCTTCGGTGTCAAGATCCACACGGCTTCGGAGAATGAACTGGATGACATGAAGGTCGGCGTTGGCGGGCTGGTGTCCACCATGTTCCTCAGGGACCTGGCCCAGAAGACACGGCGCGGGCTGGAAGGACGCATTGCCAGGGGCAAATCTGCTGGCGGGATTGCCTACGGCTACCGGGTGAAGCGTGAGATCCTGCCCGACGGCACGGTCAGCACCGGCGACCGGGAGATCGAACCGGAGGAGGCCGCCGTCATCACCCGGATCTTCCGGGATTACGCAGACGGGCTTTCCGCGCGCTCAATCGCAGCCGCGCTGAACGCCGAGGCAGTGCCTGCTCCCCAGAGCGGCAAGGGCACCGGAGTCTGGAATCCCTCAACGGTCTCCGGGAACATCAAACGCGGCTCCGGCATTCTGAACAATGAGCTCTATATCGGGCGCCTGGTCTGGAACCGGCTGACCTACGACACCAACCCCGACAGCGGGAAACGGCTGTCCCGCCTCAATCCGCCGGAAGACTGGATCACGGAGGATGTCCCCGGCCTGCGTATTCTGGATGATCAGCTCTGGCAGGCGGTGAAGACGCGCCAGGGGGAGGTGCGGCAAGCGATGAACCCGGCGGGTGTTCTGACGGAACGGCCGAAGCTGGAACGCGCGCGCCGCCCCACCTATCTGCTGTCAGGCCTCTTGCGCTGTGCCTGCTGCGGCGCCAGCTACACGCTGATCAACAAGACGCGCTATGGCTGCGCAGGTGCCCGCAACAAGGGCGCTGCGGTCTGCACTAACCGCGCCACCATCGGCCGGGCAGAAGTGGAAGAGCGGGTTCTCTCCGGGCTGAAGCAGCGCCTCCTGGCACCGGACCTGCTGGCGCAGTTCGCGGAGGAATACCGCAAGGCCTTCAACGACGCCGCCGCGGGGGCCTGCCAGGACCGGCAGAAGGCCGAACACTCCCTCCAAAAGGTGGAGAGCCGGATCGCCAACATCCTGACAGCTATCGAGGACGGCATGTACACCGCCTCGATGAAGGACAAGATGTCGGAACTGGAGAGAGAGAAGGCCCGCCTTGAGGCGGTCATCGCGGACAACCCGGAGCCCCCTGCCCTGCGGCTTCACCCGAGCCTGTCGGCGCGGTACCGGGAGCTGATCGAAGATCTGGCTGGGTCCCTGAATGCGCCGGAGGTACGGCGGGAGGCGACGGCGTCGCTGCGGGCTTTGATTTCGGAGGTGCGGATGGTTCCGGACGCAGATGCGCCGGGCGGCCATCAGCTTGAACTTGTTGGGGAATTGGCGGGGCTGATGGCTTTGGGGAGCCCTGAATCGAAGAAGCCCCCGCTGTGTGCAGGGGCTTGGTCGGAAACGATGGTTGCGGGAGCAGGATTTGAACCTGCGACCTTCAGGTTATGA
- a CDS encoding biotin-dependent carboxyltransferase family protein has protein sequence MSGLKILRIGPAASVQDLGRPGLLGQGVSQGGAADPLALAEGAALLRQDSGLAALEMGGMGGEFEATGPLRIALTGAPMAAVLEGEPLAWNASHRMEAGQRLSIGAARRGVYGYLHLGGGIATEPLLGSRAVHLMAGLGRAAEAGDLLPAGSDRNNETGLVLAAEDRFQGGELRIVESFQSSLFPEAVRVRFAATAFRRGSRANRMGVEMVSEGEGFAADGQLNILSEVILPGDVQMTGDGKPFVLLRECQTTGGYPRIGTVLPCDLPKVAQAQGGAALRFCWTSLEQALEIQARFETVLKGLPAACHPLVRDPAALRDLLSYQLISGAVSAEADPFATGETA, from the coding sequence ATGAGCGGCCTCAAGATACTGCGGATCGGACCGGCAGCTTCGGTCCAGGATTTGGGGCGGCCCGGTTTACTGGGGCAGGGGGTGTCCCAAGGCGGCGCTGCTGACCCGCTGGCATTGGCCGAGGGGGCTGCGCTGCTGCGGCAGGATTCCGGATTGGCAGCCTTGGAAATGGGTGGCATGGGCGGCGAGTTCGAAGCAACCGGCCCCCTGCGCATTGCCCTGACCGGCGCGCCGATGGCGGCAGTGCTGGAGGGTGAACCGCTGGCCTGGAATGCGTCGCACCGGATGGAGGCGGGCCAGCGTCTGTCAATCGGTGCCGCCCGCCGCGGCGTCTATGGATACCTGCATCTTGGCGGCGGTATTGCCACGGAGCCGCTGCTTGGCTCCCGCGCTGTGCATCTGATGGCGGGGCTGGGGCGGGCGGCCGAAGCCGGAGACCTGCTGCCTGCCGGTTCAGACCGGAATAATGAAACAGGTCTGGTACTGGCCGCCGAGGACCGTTTTCAGGGCGGTGAATTGCGTATTGTCGAAAGTTTCCAAAGCAGCCTGTTTCCCGAGGCGGTCCGTGTCCGGTTTGCAGCCACGGCTTTCCGGCGCGGCAGCCGTGCCAACCGGATGGGGGTGGAAATGGTCTCGGAGGGCGAAGGCTTTGCCGCTGATGGCCAGCTCAACATCCTGTCCGAAGTGATCCTGCCGGGGGATGTGCAGATGACCGGCGATGGTAAGCCTTTCGTGCTGCTGCGCGAATGCCAGACAACTGGCGGTTACCCGCGGATCGGCACCGTTCTGCCATGCGATCTCCCCAAGGTGGCGCAGGCGCAGGGCGGCGCTGCGCTCCGCTTCTGCTGGACCAGCCTGGAACAGGCTCTGGAAATTCAGGCCAGGTTTGAGACGGTTTTAAAGGGGCTGCCCGCTGCTTGCCACCCGCTGGTACGCGATCCGGCAGCGCTCCGGGACCTGTTATCCTATCAATTGATCAGCGGGGCGGTCTCTGCGGAGGCGGACCCATTTGCAACGGGAGAGACCGCATGA
- a CDS encoding AAA family ATPase: MNHSPARPDWWQFAEDCARRYHLYCEELQQTRRKTLKEDAPDGSAGAEEPLVPPAPEQPHSLLHHLSEQPDARHLPPDLWEALEQEGADPYACDDVGRWLPATDLPPDRLLLLLRIAAAFGSPAAVDAQLIRGTVLILRNVPRCGYSSMENLLNHALLPPGWQAYDARRQVQLPQRVTLAVPSARDGAIEQQHFDELQDLIIKGLAHSQPLWICLPDEMALPAPLVAEHCHQLTLPQADADFLIALLRQTHSRTGRIDEAAARAALPPNGQLHELSTPALSFALRAPTAKKMAQRLSQALAAAAASPPEAYTPREEITGIGPAYDTARQLVADLRLWAEGEVAWNEIPHSLLLFGAPGTGKSHLARAMGRSAAVNCVETSCAEWQSAGHLGNLLHAMRKSFDEARKNAPCILFIDEIDAIGSRDSAGDNSASYRRQVVAGFLEQMDRISREAGIMVVGACNHPQHLDPAVLRAGRFDIKIQMPLPSMAMLQHLLAERLQDAFPEDAMLELARDCIGKTAADVDAAVRSARSEARHSGCPLDLQLLRRHLQVMAQEENHDLLYRIAIHEVGHAITSWSYGETITRISLSPSGGTIERDVPPNAGLPADFECQLSIHLAGRAAERLIFGVVSAGAGGGATSDLAQAARMVLAMDFELGLGAIGNAWLGPPDFARLSEGERKRLQDRLDHAEDVARALLYPYKHLLKEMASVLVRKREFDGEAIKCWLREVPRKNGPEPVLDQ; encoded by the coding sequence ATGAACCACTCCCCCGCGCGCCCCGATTGGTGGCAGTTCGCCGAAGACTGCGCCCGCCGCTATCATCTCTACTGTGAAGAGCTACAGCAAACGCGGCGCAAGACACTCAAAGAAGACGCACCAGACGGCAGTGCTGGCGCCGAGGAGCCGCTTGTGCCCCCAGCACCGGAACAGCCCCATTCTTTGCTGCACCATCTGAGCGAGCAGCCGGACGCGCGGCATCTGCCTCCGGATCTTTGGGAAGCGCTGGAGCAGGAAGGCGCCGACCCATACGCATGTGATGACGTGGGCCGCTGGCTGCCGGCCACAGACCTGCCCCCAGACAGGCTGCTTCTGCTGTTGCGGATCGCCGCGGCCTTCGGCTCCCCGGCTGCGGTGGACGCGCAGCTAATCCGCGGCACCGTGCTGATCCTGCGCAACGTTCCTCGCTGCGGGTATTCAAGTATGGAAAATCTCCTCAACCACGCCCTGCTGCCGCCGGGCTGGCAGGCCTATGACGCCCGGCGCCAGGTGCAGCTGCCTCAGCGCGTGACCCTCGCTGTCCCCAGTGCCCGCGATGGTGCGATTGAACAGCAACACTTCGATGAACTGCAGGATCTCATCATCAAAGGCCTGGCGCACAGCCAGCCTTTGTGGATCTGCCTGCCGGATGAGATGGCACTGCCAGCGCCGCTGGTGGCGGAGCACTGTCATCAGCTGACACTGCCGCAAGCGGACGCGGATTTTCTGATCGCCCTGCTGCGTCAGACCCACAGCCGGACGGGCCGCATTGATGAAGCCGCCGCCCGCGCGGCGCTGCCCCCGAACGGCCAGTTGCATGAGCTCTCCACCCCCGCACTGTCTTTCGCCCTGCGTGCGCCCACAGCGAAGAAGATGGCGCAGCGCTTGTCCCAGGCGCTTGCTGCCGCTGCCGCTTCGCCACCCGAAGCCTACACGCCGAGGGAAGAGATCACCGGCATCGGCCCAGCCTATGACACCGCCCGGCAACTGGTTGCGGACCTGCGGCTCTGGGCCGAAGGCGAAGTGGCCTGGAATGAGATCCCGCACTCCTTGCTGCTTTTTGGCGCGCCGGGCACCGGCAAGAGCCACCTCGCCCGCGCGATGGGCCGGAGCGCCGCTGTCAATTGCGTCGAGACCAGCTGCGCCGAGTGGCAAAGCGCCGGTCATTTGGGCAACCTGCTGCACGCCATGCGCAAAAGCTTCGATGAAGCCCGGAAGAATGCGCCCTGTATCCTTTTCATCGATGAGATCGACGCGATCGGTTCCCGCGACAGTGCCGGCGACAACAGTGCCAGCTACAGGCGCCAAGTGGTTGCTGGTTTTTTGGAGCAGATGGACCGCATCAGCCGGGAGGCAGGGATTATGGTGGTTGGTGCCTGCAACCATCCACAGCACCTCGACCCCGCGGTGCTGAGAGCCGGGCGGTTTGACATCAAGATCCAGATGCCGCTGCCAAGCATGGCGATGCTGCAGCACCTCCTTGCAGAACGGCTGCAGGACGCATTCCCCGAGGATGCGATGTTGGAGCTGGCGCGGGACTGCATTGGCAAAACCGCTGCCGACGTGGACGCGGCGGTGCGCTCAGCCCGCAGTGAGGCCCGGCACAGCGGCTGCCCGCTCGACCTGCAGCTTCTGCGCCGCCATTTGCAAGTCATGGCACAGGAGGAGAACCACGACCTCTTGTACCGCATCGCCATTCATGAAGTCGGTCACGCCATCACCTCGTGGAGCTACGGCGAGACGATCACGCGGATCAGCCTGTCTCCATCTGGCGGCACAATCGAGCGGGATGTTCCCCCGAACGCGGGTCTGCCGGCAGACTTTGAATGCCAGCTGTCTATCCACCTCGCAGGGCGGGCGGCGGAGCGGCTCATCTTCGGGGTTGTTTCTGCCGGGGCCGGCGGGGGCGCAACGTCCGATTTGGCACAGGCTGCGCGGATGGTCCTGGCGATGGATTTTGAACTGGGGCTTGGGGCCATCGGCAACGCCTGGCTCGGGCCGCCAGACTTTGCCCGCCTGTCGGAAGGCGAGCGCAAACGCCTGCAGGACCGGCTCGACCATGCCGAAGACGTTGCCCGTGCTTTGTTGTACCCCTACAAGCACTTGCTCAAAGAAATGGCCTCGGTTCTAGTTCGAAAAAGGGAGTTTGACGGCGAGGCCATCAAGTGCTGGCTGCGCGAGGTGCCGCGCAAAAATGGTCCAGAGCCGGTCCTGGACCAGTAG
- a CDS encoding plasmid recombination protein: protein MHDERGGGDLDHVDQELSRLNQVLAGEPGWQQQIRGEIAEMRRHNHEEHLRALKAKSRMKDARKLEAEGPADPWRSCSRGPLREGIITVNKDWFGGAGLLEWDPERVFAFRKTAMSFLRENFPNGQLRYASAHVDEEAYHIHFVVAVWTEKPSANRGHQILLQASDNPLIKSSEHAQDLAGEAFETIGLARGERRAKARRQARAEGKPLPEKRQHVPPSKWRAEERQKAQAEKKRILDDAQDEAKAAVENGRDLAKATVKKSRKRAIKEARARKQRTARETAKMIRRRDTAEAEAVQFEKAADAANALKKKIVAEVWSGTRLVDMQHGWQLTRAGLPSPPRPV, encoded by the coding sequence ATGCATGACGAGCGCGGTGGTGGCGACCTGGATCATGTCGACCAGGAGCTGTCCCGGCTGAACCAGGTGCTGGCCGGCGAGCCGGGCTGGCAGCAGCAGATACGCGGCGAAATTGCTGAGATGCGCCGTCACAATCACGAGGAGCATTTGCGCGCTCTGAAGGCCAAGTCACGCATGAAGGACGCCAGGAAGCTGGAGGCGGAAGGGCCTGCAGACCCCTGGCGGTCCTGCAGCAGGGGCCCGCTTCGTGAAGGGATCATCACTGTCAATAAAGACTGGTTTGGCGGGGCAGGTCTGTTGGAATGGGATCCGGAACGTGTCTTTGCTTTCCGCAAAACGGCCATGTCGTTCCTCCGTGAAAACTTTCCAAATGGTCAGCTGCGCTATGCCAGTGCCCACGTCGATGAAGAGGCTTACCATATCCACTTTGTCGTGGCCGTTTGGACCGAGAAACCATCCGCCAACCGCGGGCATCAGATCCTGCTGCAGGCATCTGACAACCCGCTCATCAAAAGCTCTGAGCATGCCCAGGATCTTGCCGGAGAAGCTTTTGAGACAATCGGGCTTGCCAGGGGGGAGCGCCGTGCCAAAGCCCGGCGCCAGGCGCGGGCAGAGGGAAAACCTCTGCCCGAGAAGCGGCAGCATGTGCCGCCATCAAAATGGCGTGCCGAGGAGCGCCAAAAGGCGCAGGCGGAGAAGAAACGCATCCTGGACGACGCCCAGGATGAGGCAAAGGCGGCCGTTGAAAACGGCCGGGACCTGGCCAAGGCCACGGTCAAGAAATCGCGCAAGCGCGCCATAAAAGAAGCGCGGGCCCGCAAACAGCGGACCGCGCGGGAAACTGCAAAGATGATCCGCCGCCGCGATACGGCGGAGGCAGAGGCTGTGCAGTTTGAAAAAGCGGCTGACGCCGCGAATGCTCTGAAAAAGAAAATTGTGGCTGAGGTCTGGTCCGGAACCCGACTGGTCGACATGCAACATGGTTGGCAGTTGACGCGTGCGGGCTTGCCTTCTCCGCCGCGTCCTGTGTGA
- a CDS encoding methyl-accepting chemotaxis protein: MVDRTQATIQFKPDGTILTANGNFLAALGYRLEEITGRHHSMFVAPEIAAGAEYKSFWKDLAAGRVFTDQFPRVTKDGATIWIQATYAPVENADGTVERVVKVATDVTVRRLGLQEIAKGLDAMSQGDLGFRVKLSDQADIAALGEAFNRSAEQLGTAMGAVTQVSEAVGRTADEISKSASDLSQRTESQAATLEETAAAIEELTGTVHSSAEGAEKVEGIVSEAQTAAERSGQVVSDAVAAMSQIESSSEEIAKIIGMIDDIAFQTNLLALNAGVEAARAGEAGRGFAVVASEVRALAQRSAGAAGEIKQLIGQSKQQVASGVDLVGRTGIELKQIIDSVGHISTHISGIATGAKEQATSLSEINLGVSQLDQVTQQNAAMVEETSAASQLLSADASQLTREVSKFSSAGNPAPAPVADVVAFQRPAAAAPTAAPAAQGAGGLDADALPAAQGWDDF, encoded by the coding sequence ATGGTCGATCGCACTCAGGCGACAATCCAATTTAAACCGGACGGTACAATTCTGACCGCAAACGGCAATTTTCTTGCTGCTTTGGGATACCGGCTGGAAGAAATCACGGGCCGGCATCATTCGATGTTTGTGGCGCCTGAAATTGCCGCGGGTGCGGAATATAAGTCATTCTGGAAAGACCTGGCCGCTGGCCGTGTGTTCACGGATCAGTTCCCGCGGGTGACCAAAGACGGCGCCACCATTTGGATCCAGGCGACCTATGCTCCGGTTGAAAACGCGGATGGCACAGTGGAAAGGGTGGTCAAAGTGGCCACAGATGTAACGGTGCGCCGTCTTGGGCTGCAGGAAATCGCCAAGGGGCTGGACGCGATGAGCCAGGGGGATCTGGGTTTCCGGGTCAAACTGTCCGATCAGGCGGACATTGCCGCACTGGGCGAGGCGTTCAACCGCTCGGCGGAGCAGCTTGGCACAGCGATGGGCGCGGTGACGCAAGTATCCGAAGCTGTCGGACGCACAGCGGATGAGATTTCCAAATCAGCCAGCGACCTGTCTCAGCGTACCGAGAGCCAGGCTGCTACGCTGGAGGAAACCGCAGCGGCCATCGAGGAGCTGACCGGCACGGTGCATTCCTCGGCGGAAGGTGCAGAGAAGGTGGAAGGCATCGTCAGCGAGGCCCAGACTGCCGCGGAACGCAGCGGCCAGGTTGTCTCGGACGCTGTTGCGGCGATGTCGCAGATCGAGAGTTCCTCTGAGGAAATCGCCAAGATCATCGGGATGATTGACGATATTGCCTTTCAGACCAACTTGCTGGCGCTGAATGCCGGGGTCGAAGCCGCCCGGGCGGGGGAAGCAGGCCGTGGCTTTGCGGTTGTTGCCTCAGAAGTGCGGGCGCTGGCGCAAAGGTCTGCTGGGGCGGCCGGCGAAATCAAACAGCTTATCGGTCAAAGCAAACAGCAGGTGGCCAGCGGTGTGGACCTGGTTGGCAGAACCGGAATTGAGCTTAAGCAGATCATTGACAGTGTGGGGCATATTTCCACCCACATCAGCGGGATTGCCACTGGCGCCAAGGAACAGGCAACGTCGCTGAGCGAGATCAACCTTGGTGTTTCACAGCTGGACCAGGTGACCCAGCAGAATGCGGCGATGGTTGAGGAAACCTCGGCCGCCAGCCAGTTGCTGTCCGCGGACGCCAGCCAGCTGACCCGCGAAGTGTCCAAGTTCAGCTCCGCAGGCAACCCGGCCCCCGCCCCGGTTGCGGATGTGGTGGCTTTCCAGCGCCCGGCGGCAGCAGCGCCGACAGCAGCCCCGGCGGCACAAGGCGCCGGCGGTTTGGATGCAGATGCGCTGCCTGCGGCGCAAGGGTGGGATGATTTCTGA
- a CDS encoding 5-oxoprolinase subunit B family protein codes for MNSQDAPAYPLVRRAGQNGMLVSFDSSLSEASNRAALAFGSAVEALPLEGVVETMASLASVFVRFDPAELRHEALEAALQTLLTAQNWLQAPLPPGRRFWRVPTVYGTDLAPQLGEAADAAGMSEAQAIESLGAAQVRVLTIGFAPGQPYLGSLGPEWNLPRQTELTPLVPRGALVQAISQFVLFSNPAPTGWRHVGQTGLTLFQPGAAQPFVLRPGDEMQFEPVSKPDFLKHCQDDPLLGGAVVSEIAA; via the coding sequence ATGAACAGCCAGGACGCACCAGCCTATCCGCTGGTCCGGCGGGCCGGGCAGAACGGCATGCTGGTGAGCTTTGACAGCAGCCTTAGCGAGGCCTCGAACCGCGCCGCGCTGGCTTTTGGCAGTGCGGTGGAAGCACTGCCGCTTGAAGGGGTTGTAGAGACCATGGCCTCTTTGGCCTCGGTCTTTGTCCGTTTTGATCCTGCAGAACTGCGGCATGAGGCGCTGGAGGCTGCTTTGCAGACCCTTCTGACCGCCCAAAACTGGCTGCAGGCGCCGCTGCCGCCCGGGCGCCGGTTCTGGCGGGTGCCCACAGTATACGGCACCGATCTGGCACCCCAGCTGGGAGAAGCAGCCGATGCCGCGGGGATGAGCGAGGCACAGGCCATCGAAAGCCTGGGTGCTGCACAGGTGCGGGTGCTGACCATCGGCTTTGCCCCCGGCCAGCCCTACCTTGGGTCTTTGGGGCCGGAATGGAACCTGCCACGGCAGACGGAGCTGACACCGTTGGTGCCGCGCGGCGCGCTGGTGCAGGCGATCAGCCAGTTCGTCTTGTTCTCCAATCCGGCACCAACCGGCTGGCGCCATGTGGGTCAGACCGGGCTGACCCTGTTCCAGCCGGGGGCAGCGCAGCCTTTTGTTCTGCGCCCGGGTGATGAGATGCAGTTTGAGCCGGTCTCCAAACCGGACTTCCTGAAACACTGTCAGGATGACCCGCTGCTTGGCGGCGCCGTCGTCTCGGAGATCGCAGCATGA
- a CDS encoding GIY-YIG nuclease family protein has product MNNQPQCPHCIQDRWQADAEAAGLKWAGRDPQSRHHGIYIANCGHRLRRQFELIKRAAAGTCDVRCELCQQQKEQEEASAQGWELIEPDPNRNQNYRLYQHQACGHVQRIARANMQTGRFQCSNCGEGWSSAPSFLYVMKLKLAKGAKLIKLGYSRDPVSRLYHQLLKTKETEAQVLRTVPISSGHTAVQIEKGLHARLKAEHPDSVAPPDLYADELRVKSEVYFPDVCQVIFAMLDAIKAEEDS; this is encoded by the coding sequence ATGAACAACCAGCCGCAGTGCCCGCACTGCATTCAAGACCGGTGGCAGGCCGATGCCGAGGCCGCAGGTCTAAAGTGGGCAGGCCGCGATCCGCAAAGCCGCCATCATGGCATCTACATCGCGAACTGCGGCCACCGGCTGCGACGGCAGTTCGAACTGATCAAAAGAGCTGCCGCCGGGACCTGCGACGTACGCTGCGAACTCTGCCAACAGCAGAAGGAGCAAGAAGAAGCCTCCGCGCAGGGTTGGGAGCTGATCGAACCGGATCCGAACAGGAACCAGAACTACCGCCTGTACCAGCACCAGGCCTGCGGCCATGTTCAGCGGATTGCCCGTGCCAACATGCAGACTGGCCGGTTTCAATGCAGCAACTGCGGCGAGGGCTGGAGCAGTGCGCCAAGTTTTCTCTACGTCATGAAGCTTAAACTCGCCAAAGGTGCCAAGCTGATCAAACTCGGCTACAGCCGCGATCCCGTCTCCCGCCTTTACCACCAACTTCTGAAGACCAAGGAGACGGAGGCGCAGGTCCTGCGGACAGTTCCCATCAGCTCCGGCCACACAGCTGTGCAAATTGAGAAAGGCCTGCATGCGCGGCTGAAGGCAGAGCACCCCGACAGCGTCGCGCCGCCAGACCTCTACGCAGATGAATTGAGGGTCAAAAGTGAGGTCTATTTTCCGGATGTGTGCCAGGTGATCTTCGCGATGCTCGACGCCATCAAGGCGGAAGAAGACAGCTAA